A window of Zingiber officinale cultivar Zhangliang chromosome 5A, Zo_v1.1, whole genome shotgun sequence contains these coding sequences:
- the LOC121979462 gene encoding mannan endo-1,4-beta-mannosidase 5-like: MAGHMSVLPYRCYLLALLAIAGAVFTTPATAFVWRKGNQFLRDDGSVFLFNGFNAYWMIVEAAASPSPEASRVSTAFREAAAAGLSVCRAMAFNDGGELALQQSPGVYNENVFKALDFVVSEAKNQGFHLIMPLVNNWNALGGRAQYVKWARAAGENVSTDDDFYTNPTIKQYYKNHVLKVLTRVNTYTNVAYRDDPTIMAWQLINEPRCFADISGRTVTAWVQEMAAYTKSVDKNHLLGTGMEGFYGSSTPDKIQRYNPVAYQAGTDFITAHQVNEIDFTSVHIYPDKWLPQGPQQSEENQIAFMRQYLWSHSNDSMKVLQKPMVVGEFGNNRMNPDFSEQSRNNYFSAVYDTFYRIASVSYSLGGGMFWQLFPEGMENYDDGFGIVLPQNPSVAAIMKKHSDDMRALAGRA, translated from the exons ATGGCAGGACACATGAGTGTGCTCCCTTATCGTTGCTATCTGCTTGCGCTCTTAGCCATAGCTGGCGCCGTATTTACGACTCCGGCGACCGCTTTCGTGTGGAGAAAGGGCAACCAGTTTCTGAGGGACGACGGGTCGGTGTTCCTCTTCAACGGCTTCAACGCTTACTGGATGATCGTCGAAGCGGCGGCGTCGCCTTCTCCGGAGGCCAGCAGGGTCTCTACGGCGTTCCGGGAGGCGGCGGCCGCGGGGCTCTCCGTCTGCCGGGCCATGGCCTTCAATGACGGCGGCGAGTTGGCGCTTCAGCAGTCGCCGGGTGTTTACAACGAAAACGTCTTCAAA GCTCTGGATTTCGTGGTATCGGAGGCTAAAAACCAAGGGTTCCATCTAATCATGCCCCTGGTGAACAACTGGAACGCCCTCGGGGGCAGAGCACAGTACGTGAAATGGGCTCGCGCTGCCGGTGAAAATGTATCGACCGACGATGATTTCTACACCAATCCCACCATCAAGCAATACTACAAGAATCACGTACTGAAAGTGTTAACGAGAGTGAACACTTACACCAACGTAGCTTACAGAGATGATCCCACGATCATGGCTTGGCAGCTCATAAACGAGCCCCGTTGCTTCGCCGACATCTCCGGACGAACTGTCACC GCTTGGGTCCAAGAGATGGCGGCATACACCAAGTCCGTAGACAAGAATCACCTCCTCGGGACAGGGATGGAGGGCTTCTATGGGAGTtccaccccggacaagatccaaCGATACAATCCAGTAGCATATCAGGCGGGCACCGACTTCATCACTGCTCACCAAGTCAACGAGATTGACTTTACGAGCGTCCATATCTACCCAGACAAATGGTTGCCGCAAGGCCCGCAACAGAGCGAGGAGAATCAAATAGCGTTCATGCGGCAGTATCTGTGGAGCCATTCCAATGACTCGATGAAGGTGTTGCAGAAGCCGATGGTGGTGGGGGAGTTCGGGAATAATAGGATGAACCCGGACTTCTCCGAGCAGTCGCGGAACAACTACTTCTCGGCGGTGTACGACACCTTTTATAGGATCGCGAGCGTCAGCTACTCTTTGGGGGGCGGAATGTTTTGGCAACTGTTCCCGGAGGGCATGGAGAATTACGATGACGGTTTTGGGATCGTGCTGCCGCAGAATCCCTCGGTGGCTGCGATCATGAAGAAGCATTCCGACGATATGAGAGCGCTCGCCGGCCGAGCGTGA